From the Candidatus Eisenbacteria bacterium genome, the window GGATCGCTACTCGGATCCCGGCGAGCCGGTTCTGGCGCGGAACGCGGCCGGGCGCCTCGTTCTTCTGATTGATTCCGCCGGAGAGAAGATCTACTTCCGCGGCGCCGGGGCTTCTCCCGAGGGGGATCGTCCCTTCCTGGACCGTTTCGATCTGACGACGCGCAGGGCGGAGCGGCTCTTCCGATCCGAGGCTCCGCACTACGAGGAGTCGATCACGGTTCTCGATCCGGGGGGCGGGCAGGTCCTGACAAGGCGCGAGTCGGTGACGGAGGTTCCCAACTACTTCGTCCGCGATCTTGGCGGCGGCGGTCTGCGCCAGCTCACCTTCTTCGCCCATCCGACCCCGCAGCTTGTCGGCTTCCGCAAGGAGCTGATCCAGTACCGGCGGGCCGATTCCGTGGCGCTGTCGGCCAAGCTGTACCTGCCCGTCGGCTATAGGGCCGATGAGGGGCCTCTGCCGATGGTGATGTGGGCTTATCCGGAGGAGTACAAGAGCGCCGACGCCGCGGGACAGATCACCGACTCTCCCCACCGCTTCGACTGGGTCGGCTGGTGGTCGCCCCTCTTGTGGCTCACGCAGGGATACGCCGTCCTGGACGATCTGAAGATGCCGATCGTCGGCGAGGGGGACCAGGAGCCGAACGACACCTTTCTCGACCAACTCGTCGCGAGCGCCGAGGCGGCCGTGGAGGAAGTCGTGCGCAGGGGGGTCGCGGATCGGAGGCGGATCGCCATCGGCGGGCACTCCTACGGCGCCTTCATGGCGGTGAACCTGCTCGCGCACTCCGACCTCTTCGCGGCCGGACTGGCCAGGACCGGGGCCTACAACCGCACGCTCACCCCCTTCGGCTTCCAGTCCGAGGAGCGGACCCTATGGGAGGCGCCGGAGGTCTACTTCGCCATGTCCCCGTTCATGCACGCGGACAAGATCGACGAGCCGCTTCTGCTTGTCCACGGCGAGGCGGACAGCAACCCCGGGACCTTTCCCATGCAGAGCGAGAGGCTCTACAACGCGATGAAGGGCATGGGCGGGACCGTCAGGCTGGTCATGCTTCCCCATGAGAGCCACAACTACCGCGCGCGGGAGTCGATCCTGCACCTGATCTGGGAGACGCAGGA encodes:
- a CDS encoding S9 family peptidase produces the protein PEGRGAEPGKPAIPDGPIVQESVGKAAPARTYQDLLQSPHDEDLFVHYFTTQLARIDLDGSITPLGREGIIWDFDPSPNGEYILVQTIHPPFSYLVTGDRFPMRVEIWSARGEPVHMVTDRPLQEGIPITYGSVETGPREFVWRADAQATLCWAEALDGGDAGKDAELRDAVYLLDAPFKGRPVLWTRLPIRYGGTTWGRGDLAVIAGWWWKTRNQRLWCAHPDQPDVEAELLIDRSWEDRYSDPGEPVLARNAAGRLVLLIDSAGEKIYFRGAGASPEGDRPFLDRFDLTTRRAERLFRSEAPHYEESITVLDPGGGQVLTRRESVTEVPNYFVRDLGGGGLRQLTFFAHPTPQLVGFRKELIQYRRADSVALSAKLYLPVGYRADEGPLPMVMWAYPEEYKSADAAGQITDSPHRFDWVGWWSPLLWLTQGYAVLDDLKMPIVGEGDQEPNDTFLDQLVASAEAAVEEVVRRGVADRRRIAIGGHSYGAFMAVNLLAHSDLFAAGLARTGAYNRTLTPFGFQSEERTLWEAPEVYFAMSPFMHADKIDEPLLLVHGEADSNPGTFPMQSERLYNAMKGMGGTVRLVMLPHESHNYRARESILHLIWETQEWLDRFVKNRAP